atttatttatttattaatttttattgctAGAAATTCTAAATGGTATATGAATGTCTCTGTTATGCATGAGAATGACGTAAAGAATTCAGGAAGCCATAGAccaaatatgatattataaattgaaaatattatcTATAGATCATTTTCCAAATCATTATCATTTAAGTCTGTATAACTGAATAGGTATTCATAACTGACATTTGTTTCCAATTCCGGTAATATAGAAGTTTGCTTTTATTTGAACTAGGGATTTGGTGGTCCGCAATAGGCCTAGGCTATCGCTTTTATATTTGCTCTTTGATTTGAGCTCTAATAAACACCAACTGATTGCTGAGATGAGGGGtttttaatttatgaaattttcatgttttaagttAATTTCTTTTCCAAATTACAGATCGGAGAATATGAAGAAACAATTGGGACTTGCTTTGTTTTCTCTGAAGATGGTGAGCAACATTTCCTGTTATACTTACTTTGAGCTAAACCGGGACTTGGTTAACTTCATCCTATTCTCTCTTTGTTATCATCTTCTTGCCTCTTGCATAGGGGAATAGCAAGTTCCTCATTCAATCCAGGCATTCTTGtcgtgtttttattattttttctatgTCATATCCCATTCAAGGTGTTATATAGTTTGTGACACGATAAATTCATGATAGATTTTGACATCTTTGTGCATGCATGTTGTGTTCCAGTACTTGAACTTTGGTCCGTAACATAGGCTGCCTCTTGGTCTATTCTGTTTCTCAAACATTTTGCATTGCATGAATTAAGAACTTGTGTGTGAAATTATGATTTGCAGAAGCTTCGCCTGTAGTGCATGAAGAGACAGGTCCATCAGAGGCAAATCTCTTCTCAGGCAAATATATAATAGATCCAAATCAAGCTCCAAGAAAGCAAGTAAAACCGGTCGCTCGACTTCAAAAGATTCTCAAGTTCAGATTGTTACTTGACGAGGATGTTCAAGTCGAAACAAATTCCCAAAATAATTCAATTTTGTAAACTAGCAAACTCGAAATTTGTAGTTATTGGCCAATGTTGATCCTTAACTTTGAAAGCAATTTCATGTAATTCAAGCTTAGTTATGCTCTGAGGAATAGTCCATGTTTTTAAGTGGTGGATCTTGTATATAATTTTTTGTTCTGATAGAACAAAGTTGGGATTGTAATAAACTATTTCAGCAGATTGGGGATTAATATGCAGCAAATGTAACTTTTTAGCAATGAAGGTGTGATTGATCTGAGTTGAACCGAGGCCGAGTTAATTTAGTTGAAAAACTTAAATTTCAACATTttgattgagttttaattttataatCTGAATGAATGGAAGTTGAATTACTCGAATTTATTTGATTGACTTGATTTCAACTTGGAAATGGAAGAGAACAAAAATGGTTGACCTTCGGtcgtataaattaaaatatacgcTTAGATGTCAATCTTATGCTTGTATGGTATTGGTGTTGTGCAAGGAGTTAGTTGAACAAGCCGGGACTGTTTTTGAAGTTGGAAATACTATATGGGGTTTAATTGAAAACCATTGGAAATTCCCTAAAGGCATTGATCAGAATGTAAATAatctgaaaagaaaaagagatcaACTAAATGGTCAGAAAGAAGACATTGAATCACGAATCAAATCAGAGCTGCGTCCGAGAAAGAAAGTCAAGAAAGAATTTGATCTGTGGattgaaaatgtcaaaaggataAATCGGGAAATTCCTAATTTCGAATCCAAAGTTAGAGGTAACAGTTTTTTCTCTCGTGGATTTCTTGTTAAGAATGTTCGTAAGAAGAAGTTGAAGAGCTGCTTGAAAAGGGTAGATTTTCTGATGATTTGGTTGTCAACGATCTATCGTGGATTGGTCAGGTTTTGCCAACACCGAGCTTAATCGTTGAaacaataaaatgtaaaaatgagaTTATGTAACACTTGAGGAATGATGAGGTTCAAAAGATTGGAGTTTATGAAATGCCAGGAGTTGGGAAAATAAGTGTTGTCACGCTGGTCAACAATGAACTCTTAAAAGGTGAAATCAAATTCAAGATCGTAGTATGGGTCACTGTAGCGAGGAAATCTAGTGTTATTGAACTGCAGAATAAGATTGCAAAGGCAATGAATGTCAATACTTCTGAAGATGATGAAGACGAGACTTTAAGAGCACGGATTTGTCTGAAATTTTGAGTGAAAATGTTAGATTTGTTTTAATATTGGATGATGTAAGAGAGAGATTTTCCCTTGAAAATGTTGGAAGTCCACGAGTCTTTTGGGGTAAATTAGTTTTGACATATCGATCATTGGATATATGTTGACAAATGGATTGTCAAGTTGTAAAAATGGAGCCGCTTCCAAATGAAGATGCATGGACATTGTTCTTGGACAAGGTTGGTCAAAATCTAATGAGTTCTGCAAATTTACTATCGATTGCAAAATCTATCGTTGAACGTTGTGCCGGTTTACCGTTGATGATAGTTATAGTTGCCAATAGCATGAGAGGTGAAAGTCTTCCAATATAGAGGAATGCACTCGCAGAATTGAACCGAAACATATCGAGTATCATCGATGTTAAAGACAAAGTGTATCAACAATTGAGGTTTAGCTATGATCGATTAAAAGATCGAAGAATCCAAAATTGTTTCCTTACTTGTGCATTGTATCGTAAAGATTTGGGAATTCTGAAGGAACAATTGATAAGGAATTGGGTTAGAAAGGGATTAATAAAGGAAACGGGTAGCTTGGAAGCAAACATGGACAACGAACAAGCTATACTAAGAACACTAGTAGAGAATTGCTTGTCAGAAAATATAGAAAATGAAAGAGTGAAAATGCATGATTTTGTAACAGATATGGCTAAACTTATCACTCAAGAATTGTATGAATCATGAATTAACATTGTAATTTTAACAAATCTATTGTTAACTctaacacttttattttagatgAACCAAAATATACACTAAAtccaaaataatccaaattaaattaaaaaccttaaaattaacttaatattttaaaatataaattaacttaattaacaACTCAAACCTTTTGGTTTGGGATTATTTCTCAAAATATGCTTTCTTCAGAaagtatttggttttaattttaaaaacaaaataatttctatttggtttttatttgaatGCATTTGGATAGTTTTAGTTTTTAGTTTGTAAGTTAAAACAATTGTATTTATTTGACTACGATAGAATTAtacttttatcattttatttataatgaagttttcattttatatataaaagtaaatattttatatttagatGGGTGAAAATAACTTAGTAGTAAAAAGTTAAATTGTTGTAATTTGGATTGGTTTGGTTATGTTTGTGGCTAGATTCGATTTCGGTTCATtgtgttttaaaaaattataataatacgtagtaatataaatattttaaaatctttttgaattgaattgttaCCACCCTTAACGAGTAAACTTGTTCAATGGTCAAATTATTTGTCCAAAGAGTAGGCTAGTTAGAGAATACTTGAGGTACagtgaaaaattgaaaaataagatAAGAGAATGTGTTGAGGCATTTCTCCATTGGTGCCTAAGTTTTTCATATGTTTGGTTGATGAGAACAtgattgatgaaaagtaaatataaatttaaaaactttaaaaaataaataaaaagattttaaagatttttaaattctattatataatttttagaattagaactaaaatgCCAACTTCTGTAAACATTGAAGTcgtaaatttgttgaattttttatattttggatcaaattgatagaatgtgtacaCATaggagggctaaatttgttattaggcTAATAAAAAAAGCCCACGTTAGACTATTTGTTACTAAGTTTTTGAtaaaagtgactaaaatattttaatttcaaaacgttgagtgactaaataaaaaaagttaatagttaagtgacccaaattgtaacacccctatctcttattcgtcgccagattagggttaagaggtattactgatcaaacacaacatttatctaacatttcacaACTTGTTAAACATTCATTATCacatatcattcattcacatacacaaTGTCCCTAAAATAGGTCTACGAGGTcttaaacatgcttaaaagaggttcgggactaaatcgatcatatataaaaaattttgaaaacttagaaaaattccaTGCATTcatagatcacacgcccgtgtgagtaggtcatgtgcctcacacggttactagacacgcccgtgtgccaggccgtgtgaaatctagaAGGGTtaatgacttgggtcacatggccgaccacacacccgtgtgtctagcccgtgtacccttcgaaatggccacacacgcccatgtgctaaggctgtgtacctcacacggccaccaaacacacccgtgtgtctaggccatgtacaAGACTGACTTGAATTTCTAATTAttccccaggggacacacgactgtttagcatgaccgtgtgtcgcataAGGCTGAGACAGAAGCCCGTGTCTCtgttcgtgtggacaaaaatagactatttgcaaagccaatttaccACCCTTTTTACATGCTCACCTAACAACCAAAatgataccatttcaatacatttataggcaaccaaaacataccaattcatacacatatcatgccatctatcctcaaccatttcaaatattcaattccatattcaaaacataccaaatcaatatgccaaaatcatcaaatcTTACATACTTCAAAATACATTTACTCATCACATTACCATCTATTTCACGTCACAAAGCACACCATATGATCATTTCAAATTCAATCCACAATATGCCAATTTCCAAGCATTAATACATCAActaataactaaccaaatgaACAATCATTTGGCTATATCAACAACTAtgacaaacataccaaaacaagccaacatataaggcattatatatatcacatatatcacttatcaaacacatacttaagccaacttaaatggccaatacATACTaacatttacaaaaaaaaaaaaaaaagtcaaatctCATGGCTTTACTatatctcaaaacataccaagatgacactagcctatacatgccatataccatctATACAAAGCCTCAAAAGTACTAAtaaaatgatcgatagtgtgatgatggttcctaATGATCCACGAgcctgagctagctttgattatttataaaaaatagacaaataatacacagtaagcttcatagcttagtaagttcgtaagtgaataacccaattcatcaaataaatgtaatttaactattttcacaataccaaatcaaaattcacattaaCCACAAACATttatcatgtctcaaaacatgatcaaataccatTTCATTGAACTTTCTCACTGTAATACTCGAATacgttccgtacatacctgtaccacctcgtactaacctctttcttaaCTAAATCcttttttacccgttgaaccattcgaaatagaagTCGAATACTCAAGGATCTCAACTGATAAGTACCTAtacatggcctgaagccaaatcaataTAACTTATCTCGGAGTacatataccatggcccgtagccaaatcaagttaACTCCTCTCTGAATACCTAtatcatggcccgtagccaaatcaaggtaactcttCTCTAAATaactataccatggcccgtagccaaatcaaggtatctctcgcacccgaagtgccaatATCGTGGCCTAAAGCCAACtcatccgatatgcatggcccgaagccaaatcagtataTCAACTTATAACATTTCACAATCATCTaattctattcctaaagttcaaccgagCTTTCACACCTTTCGTTTCTATCATCGAATACATTCGTAGAATCATTTTCATTATTCAACATTATCCGTAATCTCATAATCAgattttatgcaatattaaagcatttaacatgcatttataatgaaattaccacaAAAGAACTTACCTAGTATTAGGGATTGACGTATCGGGTCGACTATTCaataaccttcgatttccctagatctaagtccgatttctttctttcaggatctatatgaattcaaaatcatttattcaacaaatcattcaatttagcccacaaacacatatttgggcatttttacactttatccctaaactttcacatttcttacaatttagtccctatttcataaatacacaaaattcacaaaattcaatatggcctatgcttagccgaattctctatAGCTTCATAACAgctatattttcatttatttcacacttttaactgcaacatttcacattttctcaatttaatccctaattgacatttttacttaaaattattttacaaaacatgtaaaactatcaacagttattcatttttcatcattatCTATCACAAAGCTCATATATTCATTAAtgtaaactttcaaaatcatcaaccaattcataATTTAGGGCATGAGCTAGCTAGtgctcaaagcaacgatcacaaaaatatagaaattatcaaaaaccgagctagaatcatacctcaatcaagctagaGAAGTGCCAAAATTCAAAGCCCTATTTTAGCTTCTTCTTCTTTGTTATGTTCGGTCATGAAAGGAATAAAATGATGATGATAATtcaatttgttttattatattacaacttatttaataaattaccaaattaaccttattataaaacatttaatatcatccatttaatgcccatttatgtccattcccactatcaatggtctaataacatcataaggacctttcatttaataagtcatagcaattaggcacttttaagttatagcatgctacttttgtattttatgcgatttagttcttttctcaaattaaccacttaaacgataacacacgaaattttcacacatatataatcacatgctataaacaccaaaaatattaaaataattttccaacctcGTATTTGtgatttcgaaaccactgttctgatttagctaaaaccgggcttaTACAAAAATAGAATGAACTAAATGATTGAGTGACTATAGATTTCATTAGTTGACATTCTCTTATATATAAGGATCAGATTAGTATTAATCTTATCAAGAAAGACAAACCAAATAAAAAAGCGAAATTTTATCCCAACTAACTAAATGCTTGTGAGAGCATTCTGCACTGCCACCCTAAAGAAAATTCCTATTTATTTAGTCCAACTGATTATTATTCAAAAAAGATAATAGAATTAACTGTGGTGTGAAGTAAAATTGTGGATGTCATTAATTTAATCAAAGTACATCCCCTAATCGGTGAAAGTATTTGACTTTTCCAATTGTTCAATTTCTTAATAACTTTATCAACACTACGTTCATATGCCTCTTTTGTTACCCAACTATGAATAATTGGTATCTCGAAAACATTCTTAAATCAATAGTAAGAGGGATACCACAAGCAGCAGTTAAGGTGACTGGACATGTACCTATGCCTAGGTGAGTAGGAAAGTTTCATATGATGTGTGTTGAGTACTCAAATGGCATGTACTGAAGGTATAAGCATTGGTAATGTTTTGTAAAATTATGTGCTTACATAATGAGTATATTAGGAGTTGAATGTATTAAATATTGGTAATTGCTTGAAATTGGTTATTCTTGTACTAAGTGTATCATGATTAAGTTTGGAGGTGATTGGTATGCGTTTTTGGTGTTTCAAATTTGGTTTTTGAATCGAGTTTAATACTAAGTGATGatcaattaattatttaaataaggtAGTTAAAGGGAAAATTTTAACTTGAGGAATCCAGGTTCTATATCATATTAATAAGGATTGAAAGTCaagtattttgtttttaattttaaacaGAGACTTTTCAAGCTCTAAATCACAATCTATTTCTTTTAGGCCCTAAATGATTTGATAAATACCGTAAAATTAAATTGCTAAAACCTATGTTGTTGAATAAAGAAATCTTTTAAAATATCCCTAAAAATATTTATCACAAACTTTAAATcctatttataaataattaagaaaCAAAAAGGTGGGTCCTTTCCTCGTCTTTTTCCATAAATAGCAGCCTTCTTTGACCAACTAAAATGCAAAACTCAAATCATATAAAGTGAATTTATTTTCCAaacatttaaattatatttgtatATGGAAGCGGTGgaaatgttttatttaaatatttttatgtatttagaATTTATTCTTTTCTGTAAATTTAAAATGTAATTATTAATATTGATAAGGTTTTTTAAAATTCAATAATGtgatatttgaaataaaaaaactaatttaTTAGTTATATAACATAAAGATtgttattataataaatttaaatttaataatttttaaaattatattaacaattattaatattgttaaggtttttttaaaaaattgaattgaaataaaaaaactaatttgataattatataataaaaaattgataTTGTAATGAACTTtaaatttaatagaagaattttaactatattaacaattaaattaaaatttttaaatttgaaaaaataaaattattaaatgattaaaatataaataaattaactaaattttaaatatacaaaAAATATAAGGAATTTGAACCTATTTTAaccattaaattaaatatttcccaACCAATAAACAACTTTAATTATCATATAGAAAATAGCAATATATATAGCATATTGTCTAGGATTCCCTTTAAATTGTAATATGCAAGCTGCCTAAGCTTTAATTTACTCTTCTTAAAGTCATTGCAGTGAAGCTTTTTCTAAGACTGAAACTTGCTTTTCGTACTGCTTTCCTAGAAAAAGTATTTCCTTTGTCGTATCAATGGCTTTCGCACCTGTTTCTTTTGGAGTGGCTCTTTTCTAACAGTTTAGCATCATATTATTAAGAAATTCATTTCTGCTCATCATCACCCATCCAACAAGTTGATATATTGATTCTTCTTTCAAACCTCTTAAACTGCAACATactataatttcattttcatGCTTGCAATTACTTATGTTGCCATGTTCATGGTGAGTGTATGTAACTAAAATGATGAGTTGTGGAGGTTGATTCTGAATGTTTTTTACtacttttataatttcaaaataactatttttaaaaaaataaactcatgtattttataaaatttccattttctaattttttatattttatattttttaattttatgatttttatttcaaGTATACAATGAATCTGAACATGGTTCAGATtcattctaaaatatatatattttactaattatgtatattaatttCGAAAACAGTAAAATAACTTTTCTAAaaacaaataattttattatttataatcattttaaaatatgaaatttattctaaattcattatttcattaacaaaaaattaaaatgattataatcAATTTTT
This is a stretch of genomic DNA from Gossypium arboreum isolate Shixiya-1 chromosome 11, ASM2569848v2, whole genome shotgun sequence. It encodes these proteins:
- the LOC108472543 gene encoding uncharacterized protein LOC108472543 → MEKNKDDDYGEEEDSEYVLLDLEAVRGQIDIPPNAPYTLSGLDTMNPILIIDKKVKLIGEYEETIGTCFVFSEDEASPVVHEETGPSEANLFSGKYIIDPNQAPRKQVKPVARLQKILKFRLLLDEDVQVETNSQNNSIL
- the LOC108472115 gene encoding disease resistance protein SUMM2-like, producing the protein MVLVLCKELVEQAGTVFEVGNTIWGLIENHWKFPKGIDQNVNNLKRKRDQLNGQKEDIESRIKSELRPRKKVKKEFDLWIENVKRINREIPNFESKVRGNSFFSRGFLVKNVRKKKLKSCLKRVDFLMIWLSTIYRGLIGVYEMPGVGKISVVTLVNNELLKGEIKFKIVVWVTVARKSSVIELQNKIAKAMNVNTSEDDEDETLRARICLKF